A single region of the Lotus japonicus ecotype B-129 chromosome 4, LjGifu_v1.2 genome encodes:
- the LOC130714676 gene encoding uncharacterized protein LOC130714676, translating into MIKNMQDSIGIPACFSSAEKLSEEHGGAVTRSGQSVYMSVYRTKVADHCRLITITWCKNLLLHGLSVSVEGPEGESQYNCKVELKPWYFWRKQGSKRFIIDGTKAVDVFWDLKGAKFNGETEPISEYYVAVVCDEEVVLLLGDLKKEAYRRTGCRPALIDPILVSKKEHIFGKKRFSTRAKFHEKGRWHEISIECKSRGRSFSNGDSGVQPEMEIRIDGHLVIHVKHLQWKFRGNESIRLSKMRVEVYWDVHDWLFSPGLKHALFIFKPVLSSTSSLPSCSSPLSSVSSPLSAQTMSSESVEGFSVSGSSEFCLFLYAWKVE; encoded by the coding sequence ATGATCAAGAATATGCAGGACTCAATTGGGATTCCTGCTTGCTTTTCTTCTGCTGAAAAGCTCAGTGAAGAACATGGAGGAGCTGTGACCCGTTCAGGCCAGAGTGTCTACATGTCTGTGTACAGAACAAAGGTTGCTGATCACTGCCGTTTGATCACCATCACATGGTGCAAAAATCTGCTACTTCATGGCCTATCAGTATCAGTAGAAGGCCCAGAAGGAGAATCACAGTACAATTGCAAGGTTGAGCTGAAGCCATGGTACTTTTGGAGGAAACAAGGTTCCAAGCGATTCATAATAGATGGTACTAAAGCTGTTGATGTTTTCTGGGACCTTAAAGGTGCAAAGTTCAACGGAGAAACAGAGCCAATCTCAGAGTACTATGTAGCAGTGGTTTGTGATGAAGAGGTTGTGCTTCTTCTTGGTGATCTGAAGAAAGAGGCTTACAGAAGAACAGGGTGCAGGCCAGCACTGATTGATCCCATTTTGGTTTCTAAAAAGGAACACATTTTTGGGAAGAAGAGGTTCAGCACTAGAGCTAAGTTTCATGAGAAGGGTAGGTGGCATGAGATCTCAATCGAGTGCAAGAGCAGGGGAAGAAGCTTCAGCAATGGCGATTCTGGGGTTCAGCCAGAGATGGAGATAAGGATTGATGGGCATTTGGTGATTCATGTGAAGCACTTGCAATGGAAGTTCAGAGGGAATGAGTCAATTCGTCTCAGCAAGATGAGAGTGGAGGTATATTGGGATGTTCATGATTGGCTTTTTAGTCCTGGTTTAAAGCAtgctttgtttatttttaagcCTGTTTTGTCATCCACATCATCCCTGCCATCTTGTTCATCACCTTTATCATCAGTATCTTCTCCATTATCTGCTCAGACAATGAGTTCTGAATCAGTGGAAGGCTTTAGTGTTAGTGGGTCTTCAGAGTTTTGTTTGTTTCTTTATGCTTGGAAGGTTGAATGA